Proteins encoded within one genomic window of Halomonas sp. YLGW01:
- a CDS encoding DUF4172 domain-containing protein: MWIWQESDWPRGRLDPSRLLGPLGATQATVAPLVSQGAALTADQRLRLEATLLGEEIESSARLSGVALERSAIRTALHQALGLADEGPGRPVAPMVETFVDVTLEAVRTAFMPLGEARLREWHRRLAPQLPRSAGQAVGEWRDGPFEEVSGRYGIKRLRYRAPGADRTALAAELEGFFTRLESEEPGLEGAGHLQTLRLHAHWSALSPFALGNGLIGRLLLARWLTRAEGIMALQAEGELAALPDAATLEPYAWRRQALAPALVDAHGDWQALREACFGRPPTPRSRLDAGLPAEAEAEPPGDLEPWVRWWLARLREGARGAQAHFVRVRRAERLWLAHARTPLNARQRELVLTLLERDDGAGVARSDYRALVTTSDPTAARDLSDLVAKGVLQSTGVGRGTRYRLPALEGSD; the protein is encoded by the coding sequence ATGTGGATTTGGCAGGAGTCGGACTGGCCCCGAGGCCGCCTCGACCCGAGTCGGTTGCTGGGACCGCTGGGCGCAACCCAGGCGACGGTGGCGCCGCTGGTGAGTCAGGGCGCCGCCCTGACGGCCGATCAGCGCCTGCGGCTGGAGGCGACGCTGCTCGGCGAGGAGATCGAGTCAAGTGCCCGGCTCTCCGGTGTCGCCCTGGAGCGCAGTGCGATTCGCACCGCTCTGCACCAGGCGCTGGGGCTGGCCGATGAGGGCCCGGGGCGACCGGTGGCGCCCATGGTGGAGACCTTCGTCGACGTGACCCTGGAGGCGGTGCGCACGGCCTTTATGCCGCTTGGCGAGGCGCGGCTGCGGGAGTGGCACCGTCGCCTGGCGCCCCAGTTGCCGCGCAGTGCCGGCCAGGCGGTGGGCGAGTGGCGGGACGGGCCCTTCGAGGAGGTCAGCGGGCGCTACGGGATCAAGCGCCTGCGCTACCGGGCACCGGGGGCGGACCGGACGGCCCTGGCCGCGGAGCTCGAGGGCTTCTTCACGCGCCTTGAGAGTGAGGAGCCGGGGCTCGAGGGGGCCGGCCACCTGCAGACGCTGCGGCTGCATGCTCACTGGTCGGCGCTGTCGCCCTTCGCGCTGGGCAATGGCCTGATCGGCCGGCTGCTGCTCGCCCGCTGGTTGACTCGCGCCGAGGGCATCATGGCGCTGCAGGCCGAGGGCGAACTCGCCGCGCTGCCCGATGCCGCGACGCTGGAACCCTATGCCTGGCGTCGTCAGGCCCTCGCCCCGGCCCTGGTGGACGCCCATGGCGACTGGCAGGCGCTGCGCGAGGCCTGCTTCGGCCGCCCACCCACCCCCCGCTCGCGGCTGGATGCCGGCCTGCCGGCCGAGGCAGAAGCCGAGCCCCCCGGTGACCTGGAGCCCTGGGTGCGCTGGTGGCTGGCTCGGCTGCGTGAGGGCGCCCGAGGTGCCCAGGCCCACTTCGTCCGGGTGCGCCGGGCCGAGCGGTTGTGGCTTGCGCACGCCCGCACGCCTCTCAATGCTCGCCAGCGGGAGCTGGTGCTGACCCTGCTCGAGCGGGACGATGGCGCCGGGGTGGCGCGCTCGGACTACCGGGCGCTGGTGACGACCTCCGATCCGACCGCGGCGCGGGATCTTTCGGATCTGGTGGCCAAGGGAGTACTGCAGAGCACCGGGGTGGGTCGGGGCACCCGCTACCGGCTGCCGGCCCTTGAGGGGAGCGACTAG
- a CDS encoding hemolysin III family protein — protein MVAISPPPTDEPSPSDAADGYTLLEELLHSVSHGIGAVLSVAGMTVLIVAASLGRDVDPWKLVGVSLYGITLITLYSASAFYHGSRHPRLKRALQIADHCAIYALIAGTYTPFLLVNLRDGPGWCLLALVWTLALGGIALKIGWPHRFATLRLILYLAMGWLALMAVDDLVTALSPTSLALLLGGGVIYTLGVIVFVIEAIPYNHAIWHGFVLAGSGCHYAAVYTGVLPFVAL, from the coding sequence ATGGTCGCGATCTCGCCACCCCCCACCGATGAGCCCTCGCCGTCCGACGCAGCCGACGGCTATACCCTGCTCGAGGAACTCCTGCACAGCGTGAGCCACGGCATCGGCGCCGTGCTCAGCGTGGCCGGCATGACCGTGCTGATCGTGGCGGCGAGCCTGGGTCGTGACGTCGACCCCTGGAAGCTGGTCGGCGTCAGTCTCTATGGCATCACCCTGATCACCCTCTATAGCGCCTCGGCCTTCTATCACGGCAGCCGCCACCCCCGCCTCAAGCGGGCGCTGCAGATCGCCGACCACTGTGCCATCTATGCCCTGATCGCCGGCACCTATACCCCCTTCCTGCTGGTCAACCTGCGCGACGGACCGGGCTGGTGCCTGCTTGCCTTGGTCTGGACCCTGGCCCTCGGCGGCATCGCGCTGAAGATCGGCTGGCCCCACCGCTTCGCCACCCTGCGTCTGATCCTGTACCTGGCCATGGGCTGGCTCGCCCTGATGGCGGTCGATGATCTCGTCACGGCGCTCTCACCGACCAGCCTTGCACTGCTGCTCGGCGGCGGGGTCATCTACACCCTCGGCGTGATCGTCTTCGTGATCGAGGCCATTCCCTACAATCACGCCATCTGGCACGGCTTCGTACTGGCGGGTAGCGGCTGTCACTACGCCGCCGTCTATACCGGGGTGCTGCCCTTCGTAGCCCTCTAG
- the ribA gene encoding GTP cyclohydrolase II — MTIRFIAASRLPTPWATFTMHGFEDEATGKDHIALTLGDIADGAPVLGRVHSECLTGDALFSMRCDCGYQLQEALKRIAAEGRGVLLYLRQEGRGIGLLNKIRAYHLQDEGADTVEANERLGFGADMRRYGLCVPMLDHLGVASLRLMTNNPRKVEALTRDGVEVSERLPITTGLNPHNEQYLSTKAGKLGHMMALGDFTQADDVDIERRS; from the coding sequence GTGACGATTCGATTCATCGCCGCCTCCCGGCTGCCCACCCCCTGGGCCACCTTCACCATGCACGGCTTCGAGGACGAGGCCACCGGCAAGGATCACATCGCCCTGACGCTCGGCGACATCGCCGATGGCGCGCCGGTACTCGGTCGCGTGCACTCGGAGTGCCTGACCGGGGACGCGCTGTTCTCGATGCGCTGCGACTGCGGCTATCAGTTGCAGGAAGCGCTCAAGCGGATCGCCGCCGAGGGCCGAGGCGTGCTGCTCTACCTGCGCCAGGAAGGCCGCGGCATCGGCCTGCTCAACAAGATCCGCGCCTATCACCTGCAGGATGAGGGCGCCGATACCGTGGAGGCCAACGAGCGCCTGGGCTTCGGCGCCGACATGCGCCGCTACGGCCTGTGCGTGCCGATGCTCGATCACTTGGGGGTCGCCTCGCTGCGTCTGATGACCAACAACCCGCGCAAGGTCGAGGCCCTGACCCGCGATGGCGTCGAGGTGAGTGAACGCTTACCCATCACCACCGGTCTCAATCCTCATAACGAGCAGTATCTGTCCACCAAGGCCGGCAAGCTGGGGCACATGATGGCGTTGGGCGACTTCACCCAGGCGGACGACGTGGACATCGAGCGCAGATCCTGA